One stretch of Eupeodes corollae chromosome 2, idEupCoro1.1, whole genome shotgun sequence DNA includes these proteins:
- the LOC129947221 gene encoding uncharacterized protein LOC129947221, with the protein MKVLVFLCLAGLCLMMVDFAFSLPLELCSEVCPLNLTLICATNDVCLRAFSNSCDLDFHNCLNDEKFRNVDAEYCKSSSYVLCNEDDQNIISSFS; encoded by the exons aTGAAAGTGCTAGTGTTTCTGTGTTTAGCCG gTTTGTGTCTAATGATGGTCGACTTTGCATTCAGTTTGCCCCTCGAATTGTGCTCAGAGGTTTGTCCCTTAAATTTAACTCTGATTTGCGCTACAAATGACGTATGCTTGAGAGCTTTTAGCAACTCATGTGATTTAGATTTCCATAATTGTCTAAACGATGaaa aatttaGAAATGTCGATGCGGAATATTGCAAATCATCCAGTTATGTGCTGTGCAATGAAGATGATCAAAATATCATCTCATCGTTTTCGTAG